In Pantoea phytobeneficialis, one genomic interval encodes:
- a CDS encoding ABC transporter ATP-binding protein — MAGELSGVNIAIEKVSHHFSLEGRALPVLENINLHVAAGEFVALLGPSGCGKSTLLRLLAGLEQPVSGLLAEEGRAITAPDPSRVVVFQDPTLYPWRTVYDNVGLGLQIRGEGRTVREQRINAMLDRVGLTQFARAWPHQLSGGMAQRAALARALVNHPRLLILDEPLGKLDSLTRLRMQQEIVDLWQEQQFTTLMVTHDVEEALVMANRVVVFSPRPAKVLDIITVDLPWPRRRDDAQLVALRSRILDLLGAERAAA; from the coding sequence ATGGCGGGTGAACTGTCAGGGGTGAATATTGCGATAGAAAAAGTCAGCCACCATTTCAGCCTTGAAGGCAGGGCGTTACCGGTACTGGAAAATATTAATCTGCACGTTGCCGCCGGAGAATTTGTGGCATTGCTCGGGCCGTCGGGCTGTGGCAAATCGACGCTGCTGCGTCTGCTGGCTGGCCTCGAACAACCGGTCAGCGGCTTGCTGGCGGAAGAGGGGCGCGCCATCACCGCGCCCGATCCGTCGCGCGTGGTGGTGTTTCAGGACCCCACGCTCTATCCGTGGCGGACGGTGTACGACAATGTCGGTCTTGGCCTGCAAATCCGTGGTGAGGGCCGCACGGTGCGGGAACAGCGTATCAATGCGATGTTGGATCGCGTCGGCCTGACGCAGTTTGCCCGTGCCTGGCCGCACCAGTTATCCGGCGGTATGGCGCAACGTGCCGCATTGGCGCGGGCGCTGGTCAATCATCCACGTCTGCTGATCCTGGATGAACCGCTGGGTAAGCTGGATTCATTAACCCGCCTGCGTATGCAGCAGGAGATCGTCGATTTGTGGCAGGAGCAACAATTCACCACCCTGATGGTGACGCACGATGTGGAAGAAGCGTTGGTCATGGCGAATCGCGTGGTGGTGTTCAGCCCGCGTCCGGCGAAAGTGCTGGATATCATCACGGTGGATTTACCCTGGCCGCGCCGTCGCGACGATGCACAGTTGGTGGCGCTGCGCAGCCGCATTCTCGATCTGCTGGGGGCAGAGCGAGCGGCAGCCTGA
- a CDS encoding ABC transporter substrate-binding protein: MPVNYSLSRRHFLSYSAAAMLAPGQVFADDAMAGMHMSGDLLQGGAGKWALAKPTHIRMAVNLNAICLAPVVVADQHQFFKAHNLEVEFVNFGNSTELLLESIATGKAEAAIGMALRWLKALEQGFDVKLTAGTHGGCMRLLTRDDGPRSLEQLKGQTIGVTDMAGADKNFFSLLLKKHGVDPTTDVNWRVFPQDLLPMVLQKGEIQAASGSDPIMWRLTQQPGYREVATNLMDEYANLSCCVVGTRGSLIRDQPDVAAAITHAILQAHAYAAQHPEVVAQAFNGKALNTTPQEIASVLKTHTHGHYSVGNAFVQEIDIYARDLKAINVLRPETDPLLFAKGITSNVLV, translated from the coding sequence ATGCCAGTTAATTATTCACTTTCACGCCGCCATTTTCTCAGTTATTCCGCTGCCGCTATGTTGGCACCAGGCCAGGTGTTCGCTGACGATGCGATGGCCGGAATGCACATGTCCGGCGATTTATTGCAGGGCGGAGCGGGAAAATGGGCGTTGGCTAAACCCACCCACATTCGCATGGCGGTCAATCTGAACGCCATTTGCCTCGCGCCGGTGGTGGTGGCCGACCAGCATCAATTCTTTAAAGCGCACAACCTCGAAGTGGAGTTCGTCAATTTTGGCAACTCGACTGAACTGTTACTGGAATCGATCGCCACCGGTAAGGCTGAAGCGGCGATTGGCATGGCGCTGCGCTGGCTAAAGGCGCTGGAGCAGGGTTTTGATGTCAAGCTGACCGCCGGAACCCACGGCGGCTGTATGCGCCTGCTGACGCGTGATGATGGCCCGCGTTCGCTGGAACAATTGAAAGGCCAAACCATTGGGGTGACCGATATGGCTGGCGCGGATAAGAACTTTTTCTCGCTGCTGCTGAAAAAGCACGGCGTTGATCCCACTACCGACGTGAACTGGCGCGTCTTTCCGCAGGACCTGCTGCCGATGGTGTTACAAAAAGGCGAGATTCAGGCCGCCAGCGGCTCCGACCCGATTATGTGGCGTTTAACCCAGCAGCCGGGTTATCGCGAAGTGGCGACCAACCTGATGGATGAATACGCCAACCTGAGTTGCTGCGTGGTGGGGACGCGTGGCAGTTTGATCCGCGATCAGCCGGACGTCGCTGCGGCGATCACCCACGCGATTTTGCAGGCCCACGCTTACGCCGCACAACACCCGGAGGTCGTCGCTCAGGCGTTTAACGGCAAAGCGCTCAACACCACGCCACAGGAAATCGCCAGCGTGTTGAAAACCCATACCCACGGCCATTACTCGGTGGGCAATGCGTTTGTACAAGAGATTGATATCTATGCGCGGGATTTGAAAGCCATCAACGTATTGCGACCAGAAACCGATCCGCTGCTGTTCGCCAAAGGGATTACCTCGAATGTATTGGTCTGA
- a CDS encoding ABC transporter permease — MASETLTITRSQASVRRVQPAIWGALVLWWALVALMVAVPDKPVGFAAPRFVDQTHELFAALAGLLSVLAIIAGLFPRLQALSPLKRSGPWLMVLAVLIGVWEIVTAKLALLPAPFFAPPRALIEAYATDWPRLLDSVLNSLRLLALGFLYGSLVGFVTGVAIGWSRGLGYWVHPILRFLGPVPSTALLPLSLYFFPSSFSAAVFLIALATWFPVTVLTWSGVASVDSRYYDVARTLGANAWFLVLRVAVPAALPHLFVGLFMGLGASFSVLVAAEMMGVKSGLGWYLQWAQGWAAYANMYAALIVMALLFSSLISLLFLIRDRTLAWQRSAVQW, encoded by the coding sequence ATGGCCAGTGAAACGCTGACGATAACCCGCAGTCAGGCAAGCGTACGCCGGGTGCAGCCCGCCATCTGGGGTGCGCTGGTGTTGTGGTGGGCGCTGGTAGCGCTGATGGTGGCGGTGCCAGATAAGCCAGTTGGCTTCGCTGCGCCGCGTTTTGTCGATCAAACCCATGAACTGTTTGCCGCTCTGGCGGGGTTACTCAGCGTGCTGGCGATTATTGCCGGTCTGTTTCCCCGGTTGCAGGCACTTTCCCCTCTCAAGCGCAGCGGCCCCTGGCTGATGGTACTGGCAGTGCTAATCGGCGTGTGGGAGATCGTCACCGCCAAGCTGGCGTTGCTGCCCGCCCCCTTCTTTGCGCCACCGCGCGCGCTGATTGAGGCGTACGCCACCGACTGGCCGCGTCTGCTTGACAGCGTGCTCAACTCGCTGCGCCTGCTGGCATTGGGGTTTCTCTACGGTAGCCTGGTTGGCTTTGTCACCGGTGTCGCCATCGGTTGGTCGCGTGGGTTGGGATATTGGGTCCATCCGATTTTACGCTTCCTTGGGCCGGTGCCCTCAACGGCGCTGTTGCCGCTGTCACTCTATTTCTTCCCGTCCAGCTTCTCGGCGGCGGTATTTTTGATTGCGCTGGCAACCTGGTTCCCGGTGACGGTGCTGACCTGGTCGGGCGTCGCCAGTGTCGATAGTCGTTACTACGATGTGGCGCGCACCCTGGGGGCAAACGCGTGGTTCCTGGTGCTGCGGGTGGCAGTCCCGGCCGCGTTACCTCATCTGTTCGTGGGTTTGTTTATGGGATTGGGTGCGTCGTTTTCGGTGCTGGTAGCGGCGGAAATGATGGGGGTGAAATCAGGCCTTGGCTGGTATCTGCAATGGGCGCAGGGCTGGGCGGCTTACGCCAATATGTATGCCGCGCTGATCGTGATGGCGTTGTTGTTCTCCTCACTCATCTCCCTGCTGTTCCTGATTCGTGACCGCACTCTGGCGTGGCAGCGTAGTGCGGTGCAATGGTAA
- a CDS encoding pyridoxal-phosphate dependent enzyme: protein MVAKIAGSITELIGNTTGGTLTGTGRYLKAQNPAVQIIAVEPGIASQPSELRPEPLEITGVHAFSNQTPERIPANLDHRVYDEVIAVDTWQAYAAARQLALSEGVLVGDSSGAVLWAAQQVAAREENRGKRIVLLLADGGSSDLSTQLYAHQVPAESLKLASAVQTSQKIA, encoded by the coding sequence ATGGTGGCAAAGATTGCTGGTTCCATCACCGAACTGATTGGCAACACTACGGGTGGCACCCTCACCGGCACCGGACGCTACCTGAAGGCGCAAAATCCGGCAGTGCAGATCATCGCGGTGGAACCCGGTATCGCTTCGCAGCCCAGCGAATTACGCCCGGAACCGCTGGAGATCACCGGTGTGCATGCCTTCAGCAACCAGACGCCGGAACGTATCCCCGCTAATCTTGACCATCGCGTCTATGACGAGGTGATTGCGGTAGACACCTGGCAAGCCTACGCCGCCGCACGGCAACTGGCGTTAAGTGAAGGTGTGCTGGTTGGTGATTCGTCCGGTGCGGTGTTGTGGGCGGCGCAGCAGGTGGCGGCACGCGAGGAGAACCGAGGCAAACGCATCGTGTTGTTACTGGCGGATGGCGGCAGCAGTGACCTTTCAACGCAGCTTTATGCTCACCAGGTTCCGGCGGAAAGCCTGAAACTGGCGAGTGCAGTGCAAACCTCGCAGAAGATTGCCTGA
- a CDS encoding ABC transporter substrate-binding protein, translated as MAMHNISLTRRRLLRGLGLLGAASAVNPTVFAADNTLKTVKLAWGQTAVCQAPISVALKQGFFKKYGLNVEPVNFSGPTDALLQAIATGQADGGIGMALRWLKPLEQGFDVDLTVGTHGGCMRLLAPQNSGIHQVKDLVGKSVAVSDQASPIRNFFAIQLAKQGINPDTQVNWLQYPSDLFGEALRKGEVQALATDDPQGWLLKKQHNLVEVDNNLNGEYAHLTCCVLGLRGSLVRDDPATARAITQAIVDAQQWTADHPDETARIFQPFVPGSVPVADIAAMLREHTHHHHSTGAQLRSEVAVYVDELKKINVIRPDTDAQRFAEHYVPQLLTESSSHHHASTLASMSNMSS; from the coding sequence ATGGCAATGCACAATATCTCTCTCACTCGCCGCCGCTTATTACGTGGATTAGGTTTGCTGGGTGCCGCTAGCGCGGTAAATCCGACGGTATTTGCGGCGGATAACACGCTGAAAACCGTCAAACTGGCCTGGGGGCAAACCGCTGTCTGTCAGGCCCCCATTTCCGTCGCGCTCAAACAAGGTTTCTTTAAAAAATATGGCCTGAATGTTGAGCCGGTTAACTTTAGCGGGCCAACCGATGCGCTGTTGCAGGCAATCGCGACCGGACAGGCGGATGGCGGCATCGGCATGGCGCTGCGCTGGCTTAAACCGCTCGAGCAGGGTTTTGATGTCGATCTTACTGTCGGTACCCACGGCGGTTGTATGCGTCTGCTGGCACCGCAAAACAGCGGTATCCATCAGGTGAAAGATCTGGTGGGCAAATCCGTGGCGGTGAGCGACCAGGCCAGCCCGATCCGCAACTTCTTCGCCATTCAACTGGCGAAACAGGGCATCAATCCTGATACCCAGGTGAACTGGCTGCAATATCCCTCTGACCTGTTCGGGGAAGCCCTGCGCAAAGGTGAAGTGCAGGCGCTGGCGACCGACGATCCCCAGGGCTGGTTGCTGAAAAAGCAGCATAACCTGGTGGAGGTGGACAACAACCTCAACGGGGAATACGCCCACCTCACCTGCTGTGTGCTGGGCCTGCGTGGCTCGCTGGTGCGTGACGATCCGGCCACCGCGCGGGCAATCACCCAGGCGATTGTCGATGCTCAGCAGTGGACCGCCGACCACCCCGATGAAACCGCGCGCATTTTCCAGCCGTTTGTCCCCGGCTCAGTACCGGTAGCGGATATTGCCGCCATGCTGCGCGAGCATACGCACCATCACCACTCCACTGGCGCGCAATTGCGCAGTGAAGTCGCGGTGTATGTCGATGAATTGAAGAAAATCAATGTAATCCGGCCAGATACGGATGCGCAGCGCTTTGCCGAGCACTACGTCCCGCAGTTGCTGACCGAGTCCTCCAGCCACCATCACGCCAGCACCCTGGCGTCGATGAGTAACATGTCCAGCTAA